Proteins found in one Aneurinibacillus uraniidurans genomic segment:
- a CDS encoding helicase-related protein yields the protein MAISLEKSLYNRQKVIDNVKEEIIGPGQIRDHYTKFNPIGSTTFESREELYKPYYWEVGGIKEEILQRETPTQRYVSGHLFPLGTSENDEAALEILIGKESNEIQDNEEIDKLFEHKEGLETTEDYGEVELFPQKSDFMPSTMGLTFCVDKDLPELKVRIEGGTYTPHNVRVKGESNTVQWWLRETIEGLWDLPLNELINQRQLEKMVDMNNKKGERISQYQIKFQARLREVNDKNIITISVTNQSKVPKLNGQQLILFQAVMSISTPENYAFSVYPKQYQMKKILSEEEASSELLYRNEGVYAFGHGCAAHWKQNYSNVQQINTTFMPEYETLSMTPNVFIKQGGREVELEIKMSDLAGLSSNTHPKEILQPLIDGYKDWISSKRKEIVKLPEPLQSVATKHMELCEESLNRMLRGLELLQDPKILEAFRLANTAILLQQENGKVKRFGRVQDKQIVFNKLIRDSVSDENILKNASNTWRAFQIAFILMSIESLVDEASDSREIVDLIWFPTGGGKTEAYLGVAAFQMILRRLRNPMDAGVDIMMRYTLRLLTADQFQRSSRLICSLEYLRKKSHSKLGDLPFSIGIWVGSKTTPNNNKAAKTALSKLQKNEKNAPQFIVNNCPWCGAHLGYYEDKGSKKNPYFGYKISDNDRLTIHCPDNSCDFHDELPIYIVDETIYQKRPTFLIGTVDKFVQLVWQPKARALFGIDQEGARFVNPPSLIVQDELHLISGPLGTLTGLFETLVEELCLKNVNDRIIKPKIIAATATIKQFEEQALALFGRKKARLFPSPGLESEDSFFATPAINKENGKPMPGRKYVGVYTTTVRIMMSQVMTFSSILQSSTEINEDERDPYWTLLAFYNTLRELGGGLTLSQTDIPQYSGAMSMRKGTLKNIRYTNNVLQLSSGKQSHEISKTIDDLKVTYNSSMEKERDTTIDLCLASNIIEVGVDIDRLSVMAIVGQPKMTAQYIQVSGRVGRRWWERPGLIFTLYSNTKSRDKSHFEHFREYHQKLYAQVESTSVTPFSDSCLDRGLHAVVIGYMRQALNDDVARTPDWDEIKKQLHSKIIPFYNRLIDRAKLVDPEQVDELKSRFLSILKRLERGGYTAWKVDAKVNGYMYSAGTTIPQILKSKAEPMINTMRNVDSECRGLIASIYQSDLDDNSSENESGWEALFS from the coding sequence ATGGCTATCTCTTTAGAAAAATCACTCTATAATCGTCAAAAAGTAATAGATAATGTTAAAGAAGAAATAATCGGCCCTGGACAAATTAGGGACCACTACACAAAGTTTAATCCTATTGGTTCCACAACTTTTGAATCGAGAGAAGAATTATACAAACCTTACTATTGGGAAGTTGGCGGGATAAAAGAAGAAATACTTCAAAGAGAAACTCCGACTCAGAGATATGTTAGTGGACATTTGTTTCCATTAGGTACAAGCGAAAATGATGAAGCGGCCCTTGAAATTTTAATCGGTAAAGAGTCTAATGAGATTCAGGATAACGAGGAGATAGATAAGTTATTTGAGCATAAGGAAGGACTAGAGACAACTGAAGATTACGGTGAGGTAGAATTATTTCCTCAAAAAAGTGATTTTATGCCTTCAACCATGGGATTAACATTTTGTGTTGATAAAGATCTTCCAGAATTAAAAGTTAGGATAGAAGGAGGAACTTATACGCCGCATAATGTGAGGGTAAAAGGAGAGAGTAATACTGTTCAATGGTGGCTAAGAGAGACGATTGAGGGTCTATGGGATTTACCGTTAAATGAACTTATTAACCAAAGACAGTTGGAAAAAATGGTTGATATGAATAATAAAAAAGGAGAAAGGATCAGCCAGTATCAAATTAAATTTCAGGCGCGTCTTCGTGAGGTGAACGATAAAAATATCATAACAATAAGCGTTACAAATCAATCGAAAGTTCCAAAACTTAATGGACAACAATTAATTTTGTTTCAAGCAGTAATGAGTATCAGTACTCCTGAGAATTACGCGTTTTCTGTTTATCCAAAGCAATATCAAATGAAAAAGATATTGAGTGAAGAAGAGGCTTCATCTGAACTTCTTTATCGGAACGAAGGAGTATATGCTTTTGGTCATGGTTGTGCAGCACATTGGAAACAAAATTATTCAAATGTTCAGCAAATTAACACTACCTTTATGCCAGAATATGAAACACTTAGTATGACACCGAACGTTTTTATAAAACAAGGAGGGAGGGAGGTAGAGCTTGAAATTAAAATGAGTGACTTAGCAGGCCTTTCCTCTAATACACATCCTAAAGAAATTTTACAACCTCTGATTGACGGGTACAAAGATTGGATTTCGTCTAAACGAAAAGAAATAGTTAAACTTCCAGAACCTTTACAGAGTGTAGCAACCAAACATATGGAGCTATGTGAAGAAAGTTTAAATAGAATGTTAAGAGGTCTTGAGTTGCTTCAGGACCCCAAAATTTTGGAGGCCTTCCGACTAGCGAACACAGCTATACTTTTACAACAAGAAAACGGAAAGGTAAAACGTTTCGGTCGAGTTCAAGACAAACAAATTGTCTTCAATAAACTTATTAGAGATAGTGTATCAGATGAAAATATTCTTAAAAACGCAAGTAATACATGGAGAGCGTTTCAAATTGCTTTCATTTTGATGTCTATAGAATCACTAGTAGATGAAGCAAGTGATTCTAGGGAAATTGTTGATTTGATTTGGTTTCCCACCGGTGGAGGTAAGACGGAAGCCTATTTAGGTGTTGCTGCTTTTCAAATGATTCTTAGACGTCTTAGAAATCCTATGGATGCAGGCGTAGATATCATGATGAGGTACACTTTACGTCTCTTAACCGCAGACCAATTTCAGAGGTCTTCTAGGTTAATTTGTTCCTTAGAGTATTTACGGAAAAAGAGTCATAGTAAACTAGGTGATCTGCCGTTCTCGATTGGAATTTGGGTAGGTTCCAAAACTACACCTAATAATAATAAAGCAGCCAAAACAGCTCTTAGTAAACTTCAAAAAAATGAAAAGAATGCTCCGCAATTTATTGTAAACAATTGTCCATGGTGTGGTGCTCATTTAGGGTATTACGAAGATAAGGGTAGTAAGAAGAACCCTTACTTTGGTTATAAAATTTCGGATAATGATAGGTTGACAATACATTGTCCGGATAATAGTTGTGATTTTCATGATGAACTTCCAATTTATATAGTAGATGAGACCATATACCAAAAGAGACCTACCTTCTTAATAGGGACAGTTGATAAGTTTGTTCAATTGGTTTGGCAGCCTAAAGCAAGAGCATTGTTTGGGATTGATCAAGAAGGAGCGAGATTTGTTAATCCTCCATCGTTAATAGTACAAGACGAATTACATTTAATTTCAGGACCATTAGGTACACTTACAGGGTTATTTGAAACCCTGGTTGAAGAACTGTGCCTAAAAAATGTAAATGATAGGATTATTAAACCTAAAATAATTGCTGCTACTGCAACTATAAAACAATTTGAGGAGCAAGCGCTTGCTTTGTTTGGTAGGAAAAAGGCACGTTTGTTTCCGAGCCCAGGGTTGGAAAGCGAAGATTCATTTTTTGCAACTCCAGCGATTAATAAAGAAAACGGCAAACCAATGCCCGGAAGAAAATATGTTGGAGTTTATACAACAACCGTTCGTATCATGATGTCTCAAGTCATGACCTTTTCGTCTATTCTCCAATCTTCTACGGAAATAAATGAGGATGAGAGAGATCCATACTGGACATTACTAGCATTTTATAATACTTTACGTGAGCTTGGTGGAGGATTAACTTTATCGCAAACTGACATACCTCAATATTCCGGGGCCATGTCAATGAGAAAGGGTACTCTTAAGAATATTAGATATACTAATAACGTTTTACAATTATCTTCAGGAAAACAAAGCCATGAAATCTCCAAAACTATTGATGACTTAAAAGTAACTTATAACTCTAGTATGGAAAAAGAAAGAGACACTACTATCGATTTGTGTTTAGCATCGAATATTATCGAAGTAGGTGTGGATATTGACCGACTTTCTGTTATGGCAATAGTAGGTCAACCTAAAATGACTGCACAGTATATTCAGGTAAGTGGGCGTGTAGGACGTCGTTGGTGGGAGAGACCGGGATTAATATTTACTTTATATTCAAATACGAAGTCTAGGGATAAATCTCACTTTGAGCACTTTAGAGAGTATCATCAAAAGTTATATGCTCAAGTTGAATCTACAAGTGTTACTCCTTTTTCAGACTCCTGCTTGGATAGAGGATTACACGCAGTTGTTATTGGGTACATGCGGCAAGCATTAAATGATGATGTGGCAAGGACACCTGACTGGGATGAAATAAAAAAGCAATTGCATAGTAAGATTATACCTTTCTATAATCGTTTGATTGATAGAGCGAAACTTGTTGACCCAGAACAAGTAGATGAACTTAAAAGTAGATTTCTTTCAATATTGAAAAGACTTGAGCGTGGTGGATATACTGCTTGGAAAGTTGATGCTAAAGTGAATGGTTATATGTATTCAGCAGGTACAACCATCCCGCAAATTCTCAAAAGTAAAGCAGAACCGATGATAAATACAATGAGAAATGTGGATTCAGAATGTAGAGGACTTATTGCATCAATATACCAATCGGACTTAGATGATAATAGCAGTGAGAATGAAAGTGGTTGGGAGGCATTATTTTCATGA
- the drmB gene encoding DUF1998 domain-containing protein: MRDLPLRRGQLVTTFGPGALVISPEGESAMIGSLDKWYYDKNENRIESFEEFEIQEPRLRSLLKVKQLLLPPDFRPSYQYKGVGKAITQTNTDLYIPLLRFPTWHYCPVCKTLHQTSMASRTSWLDCKECKKQRKMIQVPFVILCEHGHISDFPWREWVHGDENTNCRGLMKLVSTGGATLDSLKVKCSCSKGTERSLKGIMSRKTTSDLDESGISELSRMLNKKTNELYKCPGKMPWYGTENDKESCSSFPIAALKNSVNVYFSNTISAIHLPGEHNIEVENLIDMFERYGITSSWLSDFEKIEDKIKIAKKLCPPEINEYNDSDIELAILYIEGAVGEDQETPEQINTRRAEIELRKKEFETLIKEVDTKNLKVRKDWTNTQESNYDISINFNIINRVTKLKETIALTGFSRLSTRENEGGNQIGNGKKLLFKDPILPNNNWLPAYKVYGEGIFFTLNLEKLITWEQRTDVSRYFNKLITRIEKRGANVEDALLKPRNILLHTLSHIIIDELALTCGYNSASLRERLYFNEDQCGTLIYTSSGDVDGTFGGLVRMGKKERFFPIVGKAIDKARWCSSDPVCSEIGKISGQGVNNFNGAACHSCSYLPETSCELRNLFLDRTLLIDPQMGFFNIS; the protein is encoded by the coding sequence ATGAGAGACTTACCTTTGAGAAGAGGACAACTTGTTACAACTTTTGGTCCGGGTGCCTTAGTTATTAGTCCAGAAGGAGAATCAGCAATGATTGGTTCCCTTGATAAATGGTACTATGATAAAAATGAAAATCGTATTGAATCCTTTGAGGAATTTGAAATTCAAGAGCCGAGATTAAGATCCTTGTTAAAGGTAAAACAACTTTTATTGCCTCCCGATTTTAGGCCGAGTTACCAATATAAAGGTGTTGGTAAAGCGATAACCCAGACTAATACAGATTTATATATTCCATTGTTACGCTTTCCAACATGGCATTACTGTCCTGTTTGTAAAACGTTGCATCAAACATCTATGGCCTCTAGAACTAGTTGGTTGGATTGTAAAGAATGTAAAAAGCAAAGGAAAATGATACAAGTACCTTTTGTAATTTTGTGTGAACATGGTCACATCTCAGACTTTCCTTGGAGGGAGTGGGTTCATGGCGATGAAAATACAAACTGCAGAGGACTAATGAAACTTGTTTCTACAGGTGGGGCAACATTAGATTCTTTGAAGGTTAAATGTAGTTGTAGCAAAGGTACTGAAAGGTCCCTAAAGGGAATTATGTCACGAAAAACCACTTCCGATTTAGATGAGAGTGGAATCAGTGAATTGAGTAGAATGTTAAATAAAAAAACAAATGAGTTATATAAATGTCCAGGTAAAATGCCTTGGTACGGAACAGAGAATGATAAAGAAAGTTGTTCCTCCTTTCCAATAGCAGCATTAAAAAATTCTGTTAATGTTTATTTTTCTAATACAATAAGTGCAATTCATCTACCGGGAGAGCACAACATAGAAGTAGAGAACCTAATAGATATGTTTGAGAGGTATGGTATAACTTCTTCTTGGCTAAGCGATTTTGAGAAAATCGAAGATAAGATTAAGATAGCGAAAAAATTATGTCCTCCTGAAATAAATGAGTATAATGATTCTGATATTGAACTTGCAATACTATATATTGAAGGTGCAGTAGGAGAAGATCAAGAAACACCTGAACAAATTAATACTAGAAGGGCAGAAATTGAGTTAAGAAAAAAAGAATTTGAAACATTAATAAAGGAAGTAGACACTAAAAACCTAAAGGTTAGAAAGGATTGGACTAATACACAAGAATCTAATTATGACATATCGATAAATTTTAATATAATTAATAGAGTTACAAAGTTAAAAGAAACTATTGCTTTAACAGGTTTTAGTAGACTAAGTACGCGTGAAAATGAGGGTGGAAATCAAATAGGAAATGGAAAAAAGTTATTGTTTAAGGATCCGATTCTTCCAAATAATAATTGGTTACCTGCATATAAAGTTTATGGCGAAGGAATATTTTTCACTTTAAATTTAGAGAAATTAATTACTTGGGAGCAAAGAACAGACGTTTCTAGATATTTCAATAAATTAATAACTCGAATTGAAAAAAGAGGGGCAAATGTAGAAGATGCTCTACTAAAACCTAGAAATATTCTCTTGCACACCTTGTCACACATAATCATAGATGAACTCGCTTTAACTTGTGGTTATAATTCTGCATCTCTCCGTGAACGCCTTTATTTTAATGAGGATCAATGTGGTACTTTAATTTATACTTCATCAGGCGACGTTGATGGTACCTTTGGAGGACTGGTTAGAATGGGAAAGAAAGAAAGGTTCTTTCCAATAGTTGGAAAGGCTATTGATAAAGCAAGATGGTGTAGTTCAGATCCGGTTTGTTCTGAAATTGGTAAAATTTCCGGACAAGGGGTAAATAATTTTAATGGTGCTGCTTGTCATAGTTGTTCATACCTCCCTGAAACTTCATGTGAATTGAGGAATTTATTTTTGGATAGGACTCTATTAATTGATCCTCAAATGGGTTTTTTTAATATTAGTTAG
- a CDS encoding DUF421 domain-containing protein — protein MSDIIEIMMRAFVAFLSLMLLAHVIGKQMIAQMTYHQFVAAITLGSIAGNTVFNIKIKFLYFVISLLIFSGIALALTFLALRSRKARKWIVGEPTVVIQNGKILEQNMRKLKYTFDSLNQGLREKDIFNVEEVDYAILETNGTLSVLKKPAFRHVTIQDLALNPPSTVRFPVELIIEGEIMEKNLHQQQLTTDWIVREVSKRGLILSDVCYAVMGTNGHLYFDRYEDHISSPIDKE, from the coding sequence ATGTCCGATATTATTGAAATCATGATGAGAGCCTTCGTAGCGTTCCTCTCACTTATGTTACTGGCACACGTAATTGGCAAACAAATGATTGCCCAAATGACGTATCATCAATTTGTTGCTGCGATCACATTAGGATCCATTGCAGGTAATACAGTTTTTAATATTAAAATAAAATTCTTATATTTTGTCATTTCTTTGCTGATATTCAGTGGAATTGCTTTGGCTTTGACTTTCCTTGCATTACGAAGCCGTAAAGCAAGAAAGTGGATAGTAGGAGAACCAACAGTTGTCATACAAAATGGCAAAATACTAGAACAAAACATGCGGAAATTGAAATATACATTTGATTCTTTAAATCAGGGATTAAGAGAAAAAGATATCTTTAATGTTGAGGAAGTGGACTACGCTATCCTCGAAACCAATGGCACTTTATCCGTATTAAAAAAGCCAGCCTTCCGTCATGTAACGATACAGGATTTAGCTTTGAATCCACCATCTACTGTACGGTTTCCTGTTGAGTTAATTATAGAAGGCGAAATTATGGAAAAGAACTTACATCAGCAGCAGCTGACGACAGACTGGATCGTAAGAGAGGTATCGAAACGCGGATTGATTCTATCTGATGTTTGTTACGCTGTTATGGGGACAAATGGGCACCTGTATTTTGATCGATATGAAGATCATATTTCTTCTCCGATTGATAAGGAATGA